From Malacoplasma iowae:
TGTCTGAAAGTTTTGGTAAGTATGCTAAATATATTATTCAAGATAGAGCATTACCAGACATTAGAGATGGTTTAAAACCTGTTCAAAGAAGAATTTTATATGCTATGAATGAATTAAAAATTCATCATGATAAACCATATAAAAAATCAGCTAGAACAGTTGGGGAAGTAATTGGTAAATATCACCCACATGGTGATAGTTCAATTTATGAAGCTATGGTTAGAATGTCTCAGGAATGAAAGAACAATATCCCATTACTTGATATGCAAGGTAACAAAGGTTCTCTTGATGGTGATGGACCAGCAGCGATGAGATATACAGAGTGTAGACTTTCTTTATTTGGAGAGCTTATGCTTGAAGATATTGATAAAGATACAGTTAAATTCATTCCTAACTTTGATGATTCTGAAAGTGAACCATCTATTTTACCATCTCTTTTGCCAAATGTTTTAGTTAACGGTTCAACAGGTATTGCAGCAGGTTATGCGACTAATGTTCCCCCATTTAACTTAAGTGAAGTTTTACAAGGTATTATTTATAGAATTAAACATAACAGTTGTTCAATTAAAGAAATTGCATCAATTATTAAAGGTCCAGATTTTCCAACTGGTGGTATTATTCAAGGGAAAGATGGAATTTTAGAAATTTTTGCTACAGGTAAAGGTAAGTTTAATATTAGAGCAAGAATTTCTGAAACTGTTAAAAGTAATAAGAAAACAAAACAATTAGTAGTTACAGAAATTCCATATGAAACAAATAAAGCTAATATTGTAAAGTCAATTGAAGAGTTAAGAATAAATAATGAATTACCAGGCCTTAAAGAGGTAAGAGATGATTCAGACAAAAATGGTGTTTCGATTGTAATGGAATTTGAAACTGATAAAGATTTAGAAATAATAAAAAACTTTTTATACAAAAAAACTCAGTTACAAATCTCTTATTCAGCAAATATTATTTTAATTAAAGATAGAAAACCAAGCCAAACGAACATTATTCAAATAATTGATTCTTATTTAGAACATGCAAATGACATAATAATAAGATCAGCAACATTTGATTTGAAAAAAGCTTTAAATCGTAAAGAAATTCTTGAAGGTTTAATCAAAGCAATAAAAGATATTGATAAATTAATTAGATTGATTAAATCTTCAAAAAGTAAAGATGAAGCTAAACAAAAAATTATGACTTCATTTGGTTTAAATCAAAACCAAGCTGAGGCTGTTGTTAATTTACGTTTATATGTTTTAACTTCATATGACACAGAAAAGCTTATTAACGAGTACAATGAATTATTAAAATTTATTGATATTAAAAAAAGACTAATCGAAGATCAAAACTATAGAAACCAGTTCTTAATTGATAAACTTAATGAATTTGATAAAAAATTAGGTTTCAAAAGAAAAACTTCTATAGAAGATGAAATTGAAGACATAGCTATTGAACAAACTGACATTATTGAAGAAAATCATGGTGTTTGTATTGTTACTAGAGATAATTACATTAAATACATTAAAGATATTTCAATAACTGATGTTACGTTAGATAAATTTAAGTTTAAAGAAGGCGATATACCAGTTAATATGATTTCTTTAAGTACTTTGGAAACATTGGTTTGTTTAACTTCAAAAGGGAAATGTATTACTATTCCAGCACATAAAATTAAATTCACAAAAGCTAAAGATAATGGAATTCACATTAATGAAATTATCACAATAGATTCATTTGAAAAAACTATAGCTATTTTTGCTATCTCTAAAAATTCAAACATTAAAACAGAAGTATTTGTAGCAACAAAAAATTCTTTGGTAAAACGTTTTATGATTGAAGATTTAACAATGGCTAGAAATGCAAAAATATCATCTTATATTGGATTAAAATCAGATGATGAAGTTATAACTGCATTTGTTGTTAAAGATGAATACAAAGAAGTTATTACAGTATCTAAAAATGGAAATGGATTGAGATATCAAATTAATGAGGTACCAGTTGTTGGTAGAAGTGCCTCTGGTGTTAAAAACATTAATTTAAAAGATGATGATTGTGTTGGAGCTTTAATGCCAGTTGAACCAGATGAAAGTTTTATTTTGTTAATTTCTAATCGTGGTGCCAAAAGAATCCACTTTGAAGATATTACACTAACAAGTCGGGCGAAAATTGGAAAAAGAATCCTTTCTCAAGTTGAATCAAACCCATACTTAATCCACTCTGGATTTATGATTGGTGGAAGAGAAACAATATACTTGCTAGATGGTAATAATAAGCTTC
This genomic window contains:
- the parC gene encoding DNA topoisomerase IV subunit A is translated as MSNIFDNNNKIWNRSLEDIMSESFGKYAKYIIQDRALPDIRDGLKPVQRRILYAMNELKIHHDKPYKKSARTVGEVIGKYHPHGDSSIYEAMVRMSQEWKNNIPLLDMQGNKGSLDGDGPAAMRYTECRLSLFGELMLEDIDKDTVKFIPNFDDSESEPSILPSLLPNVLVNGSTGIAAGYATNVPPFNLSEVLQGIIYRIKHNSCSIKEIASIIKGPDFPTGGIIQGKDGILEIFATGKGKFNIRARISETVKSNKKTKQLVVTEIPYETNKANIVKSIEELRINNELPGLKEVRDDSDKNGVSIVMEFETDKDLEIIKNFLYKKTQLQISYSANIILIKDRKPSQTNIIQIIDSYLEHANDIIIRSATFDLKKALNRKEILEGLIKAIKDIDKLIRLIKSSKSKDEAKQKIMTSFGLNQNQAEAVVNLRLYVLTSYDTEKLINEYNELLKFIDIKKRLIEDQNYRNQFLIDKLNEFDKKLGFKRKTSIEDEIEDIAIEQTDIIEENHGVCIVTRDNYIKYIKDISITDVTLDKFKFKEGDIPVNMISLSTLETLVCLTSKGKCITIPAHKIKFTKAKDNGIHINEIITIDSFEKTIAIFAISKNSNIKTEVFVATKNSLVKRFMIEDLTMARNAKISSYIGLKSDDEVITAFVVKDEYKEVITVSKNGNGLRYQINEVPVVGRSASGVKNINLKDDDCVGALMPVEPDESFILLISNRGAKRIHFEDITLTSRAKIGKRILSQVESNPYLIHSGFMIGGRETIYLLDGNNKLHEKKVSDIPITDFTTRMNSFNDVSEISDASYLKKNQNLVLNSDDFNFEKLLEAKNELKQSEIEEEIDDEIDHELEKLISKKIPLTINVTKINIDDVVVSNNSKLDLSETKNHIIDHSNLNDKNQNNELDDANVNHLINDINDNKVNNEELLDDSKLSENDNIGIDEKYNDNENLDVETEVDSEVDKDSFEEEIVENDDSNEEYEDEYSDNEEESDEELEQTEEFDDEEEYSDEEYEDDSEELSDEEIQESDNEEEYEE